A region from the Lentisphaera profundi genome encodes:
- a CDS encoding DUF1549 domain-containing protein: MKLFCTLVLLTTLCLKAEVESSDRLVRRLYLDTQNRLPELGEYYSAKDMIGKGQYERLVDKLLKTDEFRSNLATKIVDHYAPKRKEREQHPLVYRSLEKHIKETYVKPDLDFRQFIRDMLSADGISARNQMVLFFTGKEDSKMMAGRFTENIWGITLACAECHDHKYYPELTHKNFWSMATFFEGMDKRYVKTDKELKDLKKRVGKSYKAQQALGDEYKDVLDWISMEEKGENIYDEISYEDSRGQKLSMEFKMDEMSQEKSLVAPQLYIFEKERRLTHLKLEYIVEEKKYTARPRLLFGQNRPLHITKSPRDYLAEWMAYKKPKYFSRSTSNWVSHWLIGRGIVMPANDVYGASHENAKRLDIFAKKFEDNKFDLYVLVRRFLLSDIYKLPSSEKSDEEGFIYFTSRKIRHLSGEQILNILMNDEFKKFTKNENWQSLYSLEKNKEKYIDQLFPSSLSDSEAFYRGSLSQALFLASNSDALDFIDGKANFWYEQAKKKDFNLFINEFFITYYTRLPTERERLFFKNKVDAKVNYPESGFFEMTWAIFNSPEIRVY; encoded by the coding sequence ATGAAGCTATTTTGCACATTAGTGCTGTTAACTACTTTGTGTCTAAAAGCAGAAGTAGAAAGCTCAGATCGTTTAGTGAGACGCTTATATTTGGATACACAGAATCGTTTGCCTGAATTAGGTGAGTATTACTCTGCCAAGGATATGATTGGAAAGGGGCAGTATGAGCGTTTAGTCGACAAGCTTTTAAAAACAGATGAATTCAGAAGTAATTTGGCGACAAAAATTGTAGATCACTACGCACCCAAAAGAAAAGAGAGGGAGCAGCACCCATTAGTTTATCGAAGCTTGGAAAAGCACATAAAAGAAACTTATGTGAAGCCTGATTTGGACTTTCGCCAATTTATTCGCGATATGTTAAGTGCGGATGGAATTTCAGCTAGAAACCAGATGGTGCTTTTCTTTACGGGTAAAGAAGATTCAAAAATGATGGCAGGGCGCTTTACGGAAAATATTTGGGGCATAACCCTTGCTTGTGCTGAATGTCACGATCATAAATATTATCCAGAACTAACTCATAAGAATTTTTGGTCCATGGCCACTTTTTTTGAAGGAATGGATAAGCGTTATGTAAAAACTGATAAAGAACTAAAAGATCTTAAGAAACGAGTAGGGAAGAGCTATAAGGCACAGCAGGCATTAGGAGATGAATATAAAGATGTATTAGATTGGATTTCTATGGAGGAGAAGGGCGAAAATATATATGATGAAATTTCATATGAAGATAGTCGTGGTCAAAAATTATCCATGGAGTTTAAAATGGATGAGATGAGTCAAGAAAAATCTCTCGTAGCACCGCAATTATATATCTTTGAAAAAGAGAGAAGACTCACGCATTTAAAACTAGAATACATAGTAGAAGAAAAGAAATATACAGCAAGACCACGCTTACTATTTGGTCAAAATCGTCCTCTGCATATAACTAAGAGTCCTAGAGATTACTTAGCTGAGTGGATGGCATATAAAAAACCTAAGTATTTCTCAAGGTCCACTTCTAATTGGGTGTCGCATTGGTTGATAGGGCGTGGAATAGTGATGCCCGCAAATGATGTTTATGGTGCGAGTCATGAGAATGCAAAACGACTTGATATATTTGCTAAAAAGTTTGAGGATAATAAGTTCGATTTGTATGTATTAGTACGCCGATTCTTATTATCAGATATTTATAAACTGCCCTCGTCGGAGAAGTCAGATGAAGAGGGTTTTATCTATTTTACCAGTAGGAAAATACGGCATTTATCAGGAGAGCAAATCCTAAACATCTTAATGAACGATGAATTCAAAAAGTTTACGAAAAATGAAAATTGGCAATCACTTTATAGCTTAGAGAAAAATAAAGAGAAATATATTGATCAACTCTTTCCAAGTTCTTTGTCAGATTCAGAAGCTTTTTATAGGGGGAGTTTATCGCAAGCTTTATTTTTAGCTAGCAATAGTGATGCACTCGATTTTATAGATGGGAAGGCGAATTTTTGGTACGAGCAAGCGAAGAAAAAAGATTTTAATTTATTTATAAATGAATTCTTTATTACGTATTATACCAGGTTGCCAACAGAGCGAGAGCGCCTGTTTTTTAAAAATAAAGTAGATGCCAAAGTTAATTACCCTGAGTCTGGTTTTTTTGAAATGACTTGGGCAATTTTTAACTCTCCAGAAATACGAGTGTATTAG
- a CDS encoding FHA domain-containing protein, whose translation MESYNCFSCGFSNPIAHTHCAKCKKSAAAAAFISNGTGSFPEGFIWPLFPRALVLGAAPADDILIPTNKIHDQHCRFDYVKGVFYITLPKNSPTAFIGGQSIRPNMKQALNNGSTLKIGDEELTITYFNGTETFSEVQNFQLKQLAEKSVNPTVCRLLHIIAFKREVINLTNSTDIYSFAVDTILRITDLDRAYAFQVITEGDELKVKEVIAKDSDLSIIEEEEFSISRSIMTQVLENQGAVFIQDADKEVTSTVSMANFNIKTVICLPLTVKNEQGERELIGIIYADKTLSTTPLPSGISASLQSLRKITSHHLVRTMQNDEANSDLNSFKHYFTNLKDEMDKIRNYLDDTSQHIVVGTSTDTSVFQERITECNEALKMLAENVKQNF comes from the coding sequence ATGGAATCGTACAACTGTTTTTCATGCGGATTTAGCAATCCTATCGCTCACACCCACTGTGCCAAATGTAAAAAATCTGCTGCTGCAGCCGCTTTTATTTCTAATGGAACAGGATCCTTCCCAGAAGGTTTCATATGGCCTCTTTTCCCTAGAGCCCTCGTACTTGGCGCCGCTCCAGCAGACGATATCCTTATTCCTACAAATAAAATACATGACCAACATTGTCGCTTCGATTATGTAAAAGGCGTGTTTTATATCACTCTCCCAAAGAATAGTCCTACTGCATTTATTGGTGGCCAATCTATCCGTCCTAATATGAAGCAAGCTTTAAATAATGGCTCCACTCTAAAAATAGGTGACGAAGAACTCACTATCACCTATTTTAATGGAACTGAAACATTTTCAGAAGTACAAAATTTTCAATTAAAGCAATTAGCAGAAAAATCTGTCAATCCAACCGTTTGTCGTCTTCTTCATATTATTGCTTTCAAACGCGAAGTCATTAATTTGACCAATTCTACAGATATATATTCATTTGCGGTCGATACTATCCTGCGCATCACAGATCTTGATAGAGCCTACGCCTTTCAAGTTATTACTGAAGGGGATGAACTTAAAGTAAAAGAAGTCATCGCTAAAGATTCCGACCTATCCATCATTGAAGAGGAAGAATTTAGCATATCACGCTCGATCATGACGCAGGTTTTAGAAAACCAAGGTGCTGTTTTTATTCAGGATGCTGACAAGGAAGTTACTTCCACTGTTTCTATGGCGAACTTCAATATCAAAACAGTCATCTGTCTCCCTTTAACCGTAAAGAATGAACAAGGTGAGCGAGAGCTTATCGGTATTATCTATGCGGACAAAACTTTAAGTACCACTCCCCTACCTTCTGGTATATCCGCTTCTCTGCAGTCTTTGCGTAAAATCACTTCACACCACTTAGTGAGAACTATGCAAAATGACGAGGCAAACTCAGATTTAAATAGTTTCAAGCATTACTTTACTAACCTAAAGGATGAGATGGATAAGATTCGAAATTACCTAGATGATACTTCTCAGCATATTGTTGTTGGTACAAGTACTGATACCAGTGTTTTCCAAGAACGCATAACAGAATGCAACGAAGCTTTAAAAATGCTTGCTGAGAATGTAAAACAGAACTTCTAA
- a CDS encoding FHA domain-containing protein — translation MRILFTAGSLLGKKLNFEQNSITIGRSHTCTLVINDAKISGRHMELSLHDDVIFLEDLGSHNGVFLNGQKIFQASKVQIGDKISIGKESFCLVESLELPKSLEEPKVLDPNPADDLVDGEPTPNDLTDGESTPNDVNELMDTEYSANNDPEKKRKESIFIILALIFFCVAIFAIIPAEDIDPVLILIDPSEELKGNVAFVDKIGPKELKKQLYSLNFESEIPGVRIELNGEYKGKVPLEVKGLSPGFYNVTCYKKAYHRKDIFINLSSTQNIKIELERDDAYLDFQTKPEGAKLSFKDDVFGISPSFIRKELLVDKVLNLSLPSYSVISLKMDELDEEFIFDPRYCSLRVNLPELECEVNVNGKFIDSSNHFIKLDKLLPSSYFVSISVKGSDLVENHELTLSQGQDLVVESKFFTISHYLKLKSGEEFYGMLKKTNKSNIIFFINEDEKKDFLLRDIESCVPSSKAASFGISKGIKVIAKKILPLNENIWIPKVYRGEQGNKEIEVLKTQDVLQDRKQMDLLSFFNKYADSYIEISGTVSAISTDENWHTLRLDGFVECYFKGESEDLGLHGKHVKIKGWSMGIRGLDMLVLSECELIQ, via the coding sequence ATGAGGATTCTTTTTACTGCAGGTTCTTTGCTTGGTAAAAAGCTGAATTTTGAACAAAATTCAATTACCATAGGGCGTAGTCATACTTGTACCTTGGTTATTAATGATGCTAAAATTAGTGGGCGTCATATGGAGTTGAGTCTGCATGATGACGTGATTTTCTTGGAGGATTTGGGGAGTCATAATGGAGTTTTTTTAAATGGACAAAAAATATTTCAAGCAAGTAAAGTTCAGATCGGTGATAAGATAAGTATTGGCAAAGAAAGTTTTTGCTTAGTGGAGTCTCTAGAGCTGCCTAAGAGTTTAGAGGAGCCTAAAGTTTTAGATCCTAATCCTGCTGATGACTTAGTCGATGGTGAGCCTACTCCAAATGACTTGACCGATGGTGAGTCTACTCCAAATGATGTGAATGAATTAATGGATACGGAATATTCCGCGAATAATGATCCTGAAAAAAAACGAAAAGAAAGCATTTTTATAATACTAGCGTTGATCTTTTTCTGTGTAGCTATCTTTGCTATTATACCTGCAGAGGATATCGATCCAGTTTTAATACTTATAGATCCTAGTGAAGAATTGAAGGGTAATGTTGCATTTGTGGATAAAATAGGACCAAAAGAACTTAAAAAACAGCTGTATAGTCTTAATTTTGAGAGTGAAATTCCTGGTGTAAGGATCGAATTAAATGGTGAGTATAAGGGCAAGGTACCGCTTGAGGTAAAAGGCTTAAGTCCAGGGTTCTATAATGTGACTTGTTACAAAAAGGCATATCATAGAAAAGATATCTTTATTAACTTGTCGTCTACTCAGAATATAAAAATTGAGCTTGAGAGAGATGATGCCTATCTTGATTTTCAGACAAAACCAGAAGGTGCAAAATTGTCATTTAAGGACGATGTCTTTGGTATCAGTCCCTCTTTTATTAGAAAAGAATTACTTGTAGATAAAGTCTTAAATTTAAGTTTGCCATCGTATTCGGTAATTAGTTTAAAGATGGATGAATTAGATGAGGAATTTATTTTTGATCCGAGGTATTGCTCACTACGGGTTAATTTACCTGAACTTGAGTGTGAAGTGAATGTGAATGGTAAGTTTATTGATTCATCGAACCATTTTATAAAATTAGATAAGTTATTGCCATCTAGTTACTTTGTATCCATCAGCGTGAAGGGCAGTGATCTTGTAGAAAATCATGAACTTACTTTGAGTCAAGGTCAAGACTTAGTTGTAGAAAGTAAATTTTTTACGATAAGCCATTATTTGAAGCTTAAGTCAGGAGAAGAGTTCTATGGAATGCTGAAAAAAACAAATAAAAGTAATATCATTTTTTTTATTAATGAGGATGAAAAGAAAGATTTTTTATTGAGAGATATTGAATCTTGTGTTCCTTCATCAAAGGCAGCCAGTTTCGGAATCAGTAAAGGCATAAAAGTTATTGCAAAGAAAATATTACCTTTAAATGAAAATATTTGGATACCTAAAGTTTATAGGGGTGAACAAGGAAATAAGGAAATAGAAGTTCTGAAAACTCAGGATGTTTTACAAGATCGTAAGCAAATGGATCTACTGAGCTTCTTTAATAAATATGCTGATTCGTACATAGAAATCTCAGGTACGGTAAGTGCCATTAGTACAGATGAAAATTGGCATACGCTACGACTCGATGGTTTTGTTGAATGTTATTTTAAGGGTGAAAGTGAAGATCTAGGTCTCCATGGTAAGCATGTAAAAATTAAAGGTTGGTCTATGGGGATTCGCGGTTTGGATATGCTGGTTTTAAGTGAGTGCGAGTTAATCCAATGA
- a CDS encoding 3'(2'),5'-bisphosphate nucleotidase CysQ: MNPRIKLLQSFAEPCSRICKDYFLKEAKTWRKQDKSFVSEADIKVNDYIISSIQEDFAEDAILSEESPEDPRRKHSEYTWVIDPIDGTSEFLAGSPEFCIMICILRNNKPFYASISIPQENKSYEGGPSFPAKEKDLLSRKYTNLEKNLLDNNVLIMSKSRATQQLKDFAKQENIESFSCGSAGVKACRILQHKANNYIHMSKIAEWDTAAPDCILQSWGQGFIDIDGNALIYNKEKFYHKHFFYMPSEKLFLKAQKFFQKN; the protein is encoded by the coding sequence ATGAACCCCAGAATTAAGCTATTACAAAGTTTTGCTGAACCCTGTTCTCGGATATGCAAAGACTACTTTTTGAAAGAGGCGAAAACCTGGAGAAAGCAAGATAAATCTTTCGTTTCTGAAGCAGATATAAAAGTAAATGATTATATCATCTCAAGTATTCAAGAAGATTTTGCGGAAGACGCAATCTTAAGCGAAGAAAGCCCCGAAGACCCTCGCCGTAAACATAGTGAATACACCTGGGTCATCGATCCCATTGACGGCACCAGCGAGTTCCTCGCAGGCAGCCCAGAATTTTGCATCATGATTTGCATCCTTCGCAACAACAAGCCCTTCTACGCCAGTATCAGCATACCACAAGAAAATAAATCTTATGAAGGTGGACCCAGTTTCCCCGCTAAAGAAAAAGATCTCTTATCAAGGAAATATACGAATCTTGAGAAAAACCTACTAGATAATAATGTATTAATTATGTCGAAATCTAGGGCCACGCAACAACTCAAAGACTTTGCCAAGCAAGAAAACATCGAATCTTTTTCCTGTGGCTCTGCCGGAGTCAAAGCTTGTCGCATACTGCAGCATAAGGCCAATAACTATATCCACATGAGTAAAATAGCTGAGTGGGACACGGCCGCACCAGACTGTATTTTACAATCTTGGGGACAAGGCTTCATCGACATAGATGGCAATGCTCTCATTTATAACAAAGAAAAGTTCTATCACAAACACTTTTTTTATATGCCATCGGAGAAACTTTTCTTGAAGGCTCAAAAGTTTTTTCAAAAAAATTAG
- a CDS encoding serine/threonine protein kinase — MEGYRTTALSDNELKRFEDGLAKCMKCHEWCDMEGYEPLQEYECQNCGENVFMPMRITEFWLYSVTGEGGMGRVYMAQKYEDSKLYAIKLSEYTDECDFRFQSLLYEGDVVMSFEHPHIAKAYRFGYKSGSAFLLMDYVPGYTLEQIAKGFEFSEVELYSWMMQLVDALRYMANMGFIYRDLKPQNVIVRGANLTLVDFGLAIHKEQQEIDDDNLIGSPSYIPPERIKGIAEDERSDMYALGMVFYYVVNGQNYFDGPNEEIVEGHMHPYRYPIQELNDYLPESLCILIDNLIAHEMEDRYQTYDELYNDITMLHAEALAAEAKEEQEV; from the coding sequence ATGGAAGGTTACAGAACTACAGCCCTATCAGATAATGAGCTTAAACGCTTTGAAGATGGCTTAGCCAAGTGCATGAAATGTCATGAATGGTGTGACATGGAAGGTTACGAACCTTTGCAAGAATATGAATGCCAGAACTGCGGCGAGAATGTTTTCATGCCAATGCGAATCACTGAATTTTGGTTATATTCTGTTACAGGTGAAGGCGGGATGGGTCGTGTGTATATGGCCCAGAAGTATGAAGACTCTAAGTTATATGCTATAAAACTTTCTGAATATACAGATGAATGTGACTTTCGCTTTCAAAGTTTACTTTATGAAGGTGACGTTGTAATGAGTTTCGAGCATCCACATATTGCTAAAGCCTATCGCTTTGGCTATAAAAGTGGAAGTGCATTTTTATTAATGGACTATGTACCTGGCTATACTTTGGAACAAATAGCTAAAGGTTTTGAATTTTCCGAAGTTGAACTTTATTCGTGGATGATGCAGTTAGTGGACGCTTTACGATATATGGCAAATATGGGATTTATTTATCGAGATTTAAAGCCTCAGAACGTCATTGTACGTGGTGCAAACCTTACTTTAGTAGATTTCGGCCTTGCTATTCATAAAGAGCAGCAAGAGATCGATGATGATAATCTGATTGGATCACCATCTTATATTCCACCTGAACGCATTAAGGGGATAGCTGAAGATGAACGCTCAGATATGTATGCATTAGGAATGGTTTTTTATTATGTCGTAAATGGACAGAACTATTTTGATGGTCCGAATGAAGAGATCGTAGAAGGGCATATGCACCCTTATCGTTATCCCATTCAGGAACTCAATGATTACCTTCCTGAAAGCTTATGTATTCTAATAGATAACTTGATTGCGCATGAAATGGAAGATCGTTACCAGACCTATGATGAGCTATACAACGATATAACAATGCTACATGCTGAAGCTTTAGCAGCTGAGGCCAAGGAAGAGCAAGAAGTTTAA
- a CDS encoding lysophospholipid acyltransferase family protein: protein MKFFLRIIYYIFSLFPDFVIYGVAKGVAFLLLYVFRFRRKIVQYNLDLVYGQNKWEASLLKEIYFHFGLTAVELLQQPVKSSEQLMEKVSSVNDEVYLEALKKGKGVLIMTGHYANWEKCILKIAELGNKVNVVIKDVKGLEKGYFSSTFREPHKINCWEKDGKVLLSIFRALKRGETVCMVMDQNSKRTEGCFVDFMGESCSTYASPLFVAAKTGAVVIPTTAYRNEDKLTQTVHFHDSMTFAKEEADEKSVQINTQKVTDYLSQALYDHPAYWIWMHKRWKTRPLIEKTEGLKVDYSGT from the coding sequence ATGAAGTTTTTTTTAAGAATAATTTATTATATTTTCTCCTTATTTCCCGACTTTGTGATTTATGGTGTGGCGAAAGGTGTTGCCTTCCTGCTTTTATATGTTTTTCGCTTTCGTCGAAAAATAGTTCAGTATAACTTAGATTTAGTTTACGGTCAAAATAAATGGGAGGCCTCTTTACTAAAAGAGATTTATTTCCATTTTGGACTCACTGCTGTGGAACTGCTCCAGCAACCAGTGAAAAGCTCTGAGCAGTTAATGGAAAAGGTAAGTAGTGTTAATGATGAGGTATATCTAGAGGCTCTTAAAAAAGGCAAAGGAGTTCTTATCATGACGGGTCATTATGCTAATTGGGAGAAATGTATTCTTAAGATCGCCGAGCTTGGCAATAAAGTTAACGTCGTGATTAAAGATGTCAAAGGTTTGGAGAAAGGGTATTTTTCCTCAACTTTTAGAGAACCTCATAAAATTAATTGCTGGGAAAAAGATGGAAAAGTTTTACTGTCAATATTTCGAGCATTGAAGCGAGGAGAAACAGTCTGCATGGTTATGGATCAGAATTCAAAAAGAACAGAAGGCTGCTTTGTCGATTTCATGGGAGAAAGTTGCTCTACCTATGCATCTCCACTTTTCGTGGCAGCAAAAACAGGGGCAGTGGTTATTCCTACAACAGCCTATAGAAATGAAGATAAGTTAACACAGACAGTGCACTTCCATGATTCAATGACTTTTGCTAAAGAAGAGGCTGATGAAAAGTCGGTACAAATTAATACTCAGAAAGTTACAGATTATTTAAGTCAAGCTCTGTATGATCATCCTGCGTATTGGATATGGATGCATAAACGTTGGAAAACGCGTCCTTTAATTGAGAAGACCGAAGGCTTAAAAGTAGATTATTCAGGAACGTAA
- a CDS encoding DUF1501 domain-containing protein: protein MYTNRRNFLRGGSLALSSLLFPNRGNAAIKKRPKVRHFIYINLRGGPSQMDTFDAKPNHVNGGGLKGAKTQIKDLYFADHFAGLADFSQHMALVHTSSRVGAHELGRYYVGTGGFLPNPAQIQPGICSTAAWALAADKESDLPKVVSLGGALSAGFLDNDYSPYSIKPGQNKLKVDADWRERLLRSESLRDEYMKHSASQQIEQIQEELRYGRKATQLNLGISNKVFDLDNESPKSLEMYGKGIGKSFLQARRLIQAGVPSVEISYGGWDTHQNNTQRCQNLCEPMNQGMCQLIKELEVMDLLDSTLIMVAGDFGRTPRINENGGRDHYPMNTPVLLIGGGLSGQHIGRSSKDGMSLAGAVSMGELSYSIFRYLGFNPNDPYMHKSGRPLDLCPSKSGIAELLS from the coding sequence ATGTATACAAATCGACGAAACTTCTTACGAGGTGGTAGCTTAGCGCTATCTAGCTTGTTATTTCCTAATAGGGGCAATGCAGCTATAAAGAAACGTCCTAAAGTTCGTCATTTTATTTATATTAATTTACGTGGTGGCCCCTCGCAAATGGATACTTTTGATGCCAAGCCGAATCATGTCAATGGTGGAGGCTTGAAAGGGGCTAAAACACAAATTAAAGACCTTTATTTCGCGGATCATTTTGCGGGTTTAGCAGACTTTTCTCAACATATGGCTTTGGTGCATACCAGTTCTCGAGTAGGGGCACATGAATTAGGAAGGTATTATGTAGGGACAGGAGGTTTTTTGCCCAATCCCGCACAAATTCAGCCAGGTATTTGCTCGACAGCCGCCTGGGCCTTAGCTGCCGATAAAGAATCTGATTTACCAAAGGTAGTTTCTTTAGGAGGAGCCTTGTCAGCGGGTTTTTTAGATAATGATTATAGTCCCTATAGTATTAAGCCAGGACAGAATAAGCTTAAGGTGGATGCCGACTGGAGAGAGCGTTTACTTAGATCTGAATCTTTGAGAGATGAGTATATGAAGCATTCTGCAAGTCAGCAAATTGAACAGATACAAGAAGAATTACGCTATGGGCGCAAAGCTACACAGTTAAATTTAGGCATTTCAAATAAAGTTTTTGATTTAGATAATGAAAGTCCTAAAAGTTTGGAGATGTACGGGAAGGGAATAGGTAAAAGTTTTTTACAGGCCCGTCGTTTAATACAAGCAGGCGTGCCTTCAGTAGAGATTTCATATGGCGGTTGGGATACCCACCAAAATAATACTCAGAGATGTCAAAATCTGTGTGAGCCCATGAATCAGGGTATGTGTCAATTGATCAAAGAATTAGAAGTGATGGACTTATTAGACTCAACTTTAATTATGGTGGCGGGGGATTTTGGTCGTACACCGCGAATTAATGAAAATGGGGGCAGAGATCACTATCCAATGAATACGCCCGTTTTATTAATAGGAGGAGGCTTATCGGGTCAACATATAGGCCGTAGTTCTAAGGATGGAATGAGTTTAGCAGGAGCTGTTAGTATGGGAGAATTAAGTTACTCAATTTTTAGGTATCTTGGTTTTAACCCAAATGATCCCTATATGCATAAAAGTGGAAGGCCTTTAGATCTATGTCCCTCCAAATCAGGAATTGCAGAGCTTTTGTCATGA
- a CDS encoding DUF1549 domain-containing protein, with protein MKLILTLLLFTTYIHSAPHPDEAVAKINSLISSQLEGSLNKKSSDSTFVRRIYLDIIGRIPSIEESSAFIADKNTNKRSSLIKNLLMSEAYVSNNFNFWADILRITKDGGGNLTVMTAAYSEWIKKALRQNMRYDDMVYQLLSSDGPVWENGAASYYLRDSGMPLDNTANTIRVFLGTRIECAQCHDHPFDDWTQMDFYQTAAFTYGYKGGAFPNQKSSNLTSLKKHISQMNKKKFTQATGNKFIRSVTNEQQLDKFLKNPRSEKEIKRSGLSKEQYIKLARKGMEAVKDTRIIQSSSKDTIDSLFGKMRNTSLQFNEKTLQLPHDYKYDDAKPKDAVQPSSMFGNKITIKEGETRREAFAKWLTSPENPTFTRVIANRMWEKAFGVAVFSPVDEINDFTNIRNKEMVDYLEKLMLDLDYNLKAFQYIIYNTDAYQAQVSPVQINTKDPYDFKGPVLRRMSAEQLWDSLVTLSIENPDLYKYSSKTDEALVKSIRNKFDHISNMDTDLFVSKIMSIAEYTAKQQPEINRLRKLALQARKDQDITTMKKYSKELKEITNSISLKTQKTLSVTSSGAMDMNMMQSMNYKAKKVANQIQITSAKTDPNMSKSQQKEEKKQFSTFKKMVSNFYRASELSSPSPRGHFLRDFGQSDRLSIQNANSSPSITQALNLMNGKMFKILSNPHSLLGQKLHASKSSPESFEIIYQAFYSRKPTSDEWAVLAQESKTSKSKATSNILWALLNSKQFTFIQ; from the coding sequence ATGAAACTCATTCTAACTTTACTGCTTTTTACTACATATATACATTCTGCGCCTCATCCCGATGAAGCTGTGGCTAAAATAAATAGTTTGATTAGCTCTCAATTAGAAGGTAGCTTAAATAAAAAATCTAGTGATTCCACTTTTGTACGAAGGATCTACCTCGACATAATTGGACGTATTCCTTCTATTGAAGAAAGTTCAGCTTTCATTGCAGATAAAAATACCAATAAGCGCTCATCCCTCATCAAGAATTTACTGATGTCAGAAGCTTACGTATCTAACAACTTCAACTTCTGGGCCGATATACTGCGCATCACCAAGGATGGCGGAGGCAATTTGACGGTCATGACCGCCGCTTATAGTGAATGGATCAAAAAAGCCCTGCGTCAAAATATGCGCTATGACGATATGGTTTATCAATTATTATCAAGTGATGGCCCTGTATGGGAAAATGGTGCAGCCTCATACTATTTACGTGACTCAGGAATGCCCCTAGATAATACTGCCAATACCATTCGAGTTTTTCTCGGCACACGAATTGAATGTGCCCAATGCCATGATCACCCTTTTGATGACTGGACACAAATGGACTTTTATCAGACTGCCGCTTTCACATATGGCTATAAAGGTGGCGCTTTTCCAAATCAAAAATCATCAAATTTGACCAGCCTAAAAAAACATATCAGTCAAATGAATAAAAAGAAGTTCACACAAGCCACTGGCAATAAATTCATACGCTCCGTCACTAATGAACAACAGTTAGATAAATTCTTAAAAAACCCAAGAAGCGAGAAAGAAATAAAACGCAGTGGCCTCTCTAAAGAGCAATATATTAAACTCGCTCGCAAAGGTATGGAAGCCGTAAAAGACACGCGCATCATACAGAGCTCAAGTAAAGATACCATAGACTCCTTATTTGGAAAAATGCGTAATACTTCACTACAGTTTAATGAAAAAACCTTACAACTCCCCCACGATTATAAATATGATGATGCCAAACCCAAAGATGCGGTTCAACCCTCCTCTATGTTTGGCAATAAAATCACTATCAAAGAAGGTGAAACCAGAAGAGAAGCTTTTGCTAAATGGTTAACTTCACCAGAAAATCCGACTTTCACCAGAGTCATTGCCAACCGTATGTGGGAAAAAGCTTTTGGCGTTGCGGTTTTTTCTCCCGTCGACGAAATAAATGATTTTACCAATATACGAAATAAAGAAATGGTCGATTATCTCGAAAAATTAATGCTTGATTTAGATTATAACCTCAAAGCTTTCCAGTATATCATCTACAATACCGATGCTTACCAAGCTCAGGTAAGTCCCGTTCAAATTAACACCAAAGACCCCTACGACTTCAAAGGCCCTGTTTTACGCCGAATGAGTGCTGAACAACTTTGGGATTCACTCGTGACTCTCTCAATTGAAAACCCAGACCTTTACAAATATAGCTCAAAAACTGATGAAGCTTTAGTGAAAAGTATCCGCAATAAGTTTGATCATATATCGAATATGGATACAGATCTTTTTGTTTCAAAAATCATGTCGATTGCTGAGTATACAGCTAAGCAACAACCCGAAATAAACCGTCTAAGGAAGCTAGCTCTTCAAGCGCGTAAAGATCAAGATATCACCACCATGAAAAAGTACAGTAAAGAACTTAAAGAAATCACCAACAGCATTTCCTTGAAAACTCAAAAAACCTTAAGCGTGACCAGTAGTGGGGCCATGGATATGAATATGATGCAGAGCATGAATTACAAAGCTAAAAAAGTCGCTAACCAAATACAAATCACCTCCGCTAAAACAGATCCCAACATGAGTAAATCTCAGCAAAAAGAAGAAAAAAAACAGTTCTCCACATTTAAAAAAATGGTCAGTAATTTTTATCGTGCCTCTGAATTATCCTCCCCTTCACCTCGTGGACACTTCCTACGTGATTTTGGTCAATCTGACCGCCTGAGTATTCAGAATGCCAACTCTTCTCCATCTATTACACAGGCTCTCAATTTAATGAATGGAAAAATGTTTAAAATCCTCAGCAACCCCCACTCACTACTAGGCCAAAAATTACACGCTAGTAAAAGTTCCCCGGAAAGCTTCGAAATTATTTACCAAGCCTTCTATAGCCGTAAACCCACAAGTGATGAATGGGCAGTTCTAGCTCAAGAAAGTAAAACTAGTAAGAGTAAAGCGACCAGTAATATTCTATGGGCACTCTTAAACTCTAAACAATTCACTTTCATTCAATAA